cccggatgtgaggttccccagtctcactaactgctgccagatctgtcagaaagctggtgatccatcgaccgattggggtgggcatggagagttgggtcagtttggttgagaagatcaggcatgatggtattgaaggctgaaatgaagtccacaaataggatccttgcgtaagtcccaggtctgtcgaggtgttgcaggatataatgcagtcccatgttgacagcatcatccacagacctgtttgctcggtaagcaaacTGCTGAAGGGGGTCTATTAGGGGTCCAATGATGTCATTCAGGTCTCTCAAACAACTTCATGACCACTGAtgtgagagcgacaggtctgtagtcctGAAgcagtgtttgaagcagcagggaacttcacactgctccattgatctattggagatgagtgaagatgggggccagttggtcagcgcaGACTTTCAGACTGTCTTGGCCTAAAAGAGTGTCTTTAAGGTTGGCACTTGCCACTGTGCTGAATACAAAGAGTTTAAGGATTTTTAGCATATGTATGGGCTAATTAGTTTTGTGGCCTCTCTTTATTTCATCAACTGCTGCCACATAGGCGTTAATTAACATGCGGCATCTGGAGGTCCTAAAGAATTTTTATGGCCACCTTAGCTTTAATCTAAGACTGTTTGGTCATGATATGCAAAACGATTTGTTTGATAAGAAACCACCCATGGACCAATGAGAAGTTCCTCCCAATGTGGAGGTGGGTCCCTCCTTGCTGTTTAAGAGGCATCCTATGGTTGACTGAGCAGCTTTATCTTATGGCATATGTTGTTTTTGTCCACTGTGATCCAATCAAAATGGGGAAATGTATCTTCACCATGGCAGGTAGGGAGGAAACTGGGGTGTCTGGAATGCCATCCTGTCTGTTGTTCACCTCCCCCATCCCACCAGCCACATCCTAGCACTAGAAATATTCCTATTGCTGCATGTTATCAGCCTCAAACAGCCTTGAATACTACCAGCTTTGGATTGTTTGTCATTTCAAAGTCTGATAACAAAACACCTATGAAACTACTTGGCCTTGCTAACTGCAGATTGTCCCTCAGAAAAGCAGACAACACActtaatacatacattttcagCTCACTGGAAACATTGACATGGGACgctaaaaatacattatattttgtatatagaaaatGCATGTTAACTATTTTAAGGGACATTAAAATGGTCATGAAatggtctttttttatttttttttaattattattatttattaattaattatcttCCTTGacgtccactgataatgttacatttatttatttttttgcagcaaaacagtcataatttagtgtCATAATATGACAATTTTCCACCccgtctctggccctctgtcacacatggttttggcctaagcacctTCCAtttaaacgcccactgttctgattggctaacatcgtgcagcccctcaaatacagccatatttgaaactcaaacaagctccacaacattataaaactaaaacgtAAAATTAAGGGTTTACACACAACACAcgtccaacacattgcatccgaatatgttaaactgttcatctcGAACACAATTGTTAACACTCTGccccataaactatcaaacactCATGACATTTGAAACTGTTTACTTATGGTTTTGCGATctggtccaatagtgttttaactgcCCCGTCCTTCAATAACATTTCCTTGAGTCGTATTATGACTGgatcacaagcaatccatgctaaCGTGAGCCGAAAAAACTGGGGCCAAGGATGCGACGACGTAAATTCGCTAAAGAGGTGGTCCTGAATGAATGGCCCCCCTAGTGACGTAGGGTTGTcacggaagtagagaacgagacGTGTTTGCAACTTTGTTTCAATGCATGCTGTTATTTCATTGTGGATTatgtttgagttctgaaattgaccgtatgtttttatagtagaatgtaGAGATGTCAAAATATCAgacagggcggctgtggctcaggtggtagagcgggttggccactaatcgcagcgttggtggtttgattcccggcccacacgactccacataccgaagtgtccttgggcaagacactgaaccccaagttgctcccaatggcaggctagcaccttgtgtgtgtgtgtgtgtgtgttcacagtgtaaagcgctttgaataccgataagtgtaaaaaaaaaaaagcactatataagtgcagaccatttacattatGACATTATCTTTCATGtcgttacacacattttaacccccaattctcattacagcAATGCAAAAAAGATGgctacgatatatatatatatattataacattgtaaattatttatacatcatagtagtactccctTGGTATTGCCTTTTTGTTCCAATGGAAAAAATGTTCCATTACTTTATGGAAGATCATCATTGAATACAttgtaaatagtaaaagtaaaatatctgGGTGCGTAACGGTAATGAaaattgggggtaaaatgtgtttaagtgtcctgaaaataacgtcacaatgcaaaacaatttaatggagggtttattttctttatgcattattgttttattaatttgggaCTTTATATGACCAGAAAGTCACTAAAATACACCTGCATGTTTTGAATGTATAGCCACATCCTAACCTTGCCTGTGCAAAGTTACATGCAATCTTTCACTCCCCTCATGACCATGTGAATGCAAAAACCTGGTAATTTTGCTCAACACGCTCAAGGATACCGGTTTACTTGGGGGTAAAATCCCAATCTTTTGGGAATTACATTGGGTACACATCTTCCTAGTACACTGATCACTTTACTAAAAGAGCGATTTGGACAATTTACACCTCAAGCAACTTATTTATAAGGAagaatttctgcttttaaacccccTGAATGCCtcgccccatagacttccattgtaagcttGTAACCTcagttttgttacatttatgaAAACTAAGTTGTCATTGTTGTGTGTCATTAACAGGAGGTCACAGTTCACTCACGACAGAGTACGGGATGCCCTCCAGTCACTCTCAGTTCATCTGGTTTTTTGTtgtatacttttttctttttctttatttaaggTAAGACTTATTTGTTCTTATTTAGCTGCTATAGACTAAACCGAGCTTTAAAAACGCTGCTATTATTTTAAAGTTATGTTACATTGTCACTTTACGTTACATTGTAACATTAGTTACTTTCACATTACTTTTTTTACACTGTCATTTGGATGAGGCTCTCTTCCTTTTCCTGAatctttatttgtaaaatatttctgtACCTTCTAGGGATGCATCGATATGACGGTACAATGGCGATTTTAAGAAagtcagcgggagagtgagataaaggggggcAAGAgacgccagttcaagagagagagatgcagcagcccccctttatctcactctcccgccgATCATGTGATTCTGCGCCGgtcgtgcaccctcacggcccgcccacgccctcctcctcgtcacacacacacattatgcatATTCGATATGCTTTACTTTTTCTGATTTCGTTTATTTAACCTttactgaggtggtactaaaaaggtACCAGGTACTACCCACAGCGACCCCCAAAAAGCAGTcaagctgtaccgtgcagtggaaaagccccattacagtaacgtgagtatttgtaattcgttatttTACTCCCCTGTCAATAATTGGCCTATATATCGGTGCATCCCGAGTATTTTCAATTCACAGTGGTATTCCAATTAAACTCCTGTTTTAGGATAAATAACAGTTACAGGTTAGACGTATGCATGTGTacccattttatttttcttttctccttAAAATAATTGTGTCTGATATATGTAtgcatataatttattttaaaaagtatatattttcttAGAATGCATCAGACGAACAATGCCAGGTGTGTTGAATTGTTATGGCGGCATATATTGTCCATCATTCTACTGGGTGCGGCTCTCTCCGTTTCTTACAGCAggtaatgtgtgtttttatttgtctgCTTTTGTATGAGAGCACGACCTTAAGGCTTTGTTTgacattaatgcattttaaatgttgtcCTGTGCATTCATAGAGTCTACCTCCtgtaccacacctggagtcaggTGGTTTATGGGGGTGTGGCTGGTATGGTGATGGGAGTGGTGTGGTTTTTTATCACCCAGGAGATGCTAACGCCACTCTTTCCCAAGATAGCAGCCTGGTAATgaagcaagtgcacacagaagTGCATATACACTGTCCTTGACCTAAACAAATGAAACGCACGTTAATGCGTGCTGCGTTCCATAACCCGTGTTGCTCTTTACGTCTCAGGCCAATCTCAGAGTTTTTCCTGGTGAGAGATACAAGTCTCATTCCAAACATTCTGTGGTTTGAATACACAGTAACCAGATCAGAGGCCAGGTAAACACACCTACAGCATCTACTGCTAAATATCACATGAGGGTATTTCTCacactttttttaaacatttaacagtCAAAGGAGTTGCACAACCATCATTTCTTTAGTTATTTATATTTGAACCATGTTTCCACAATTTGGCAATGTCTGAATACAGTTTTAAACCTTGATTTGTgtcatttcattattttcaagctgtagacatttaaaaaaaattaattgaacaaaaattaaataatgtctgTAAACTTAAAATGGCCAGAACGGTTAACGTGGTTGAAGTTACAGGGTCACAGATTGAGCCcaaattatattcatataaataatatttcccaCAAATGTGagacaaatatttatttgataatgTGTTCTTGTAATAACTCTGGTAACAGGGTTGAATGGtgtgttgaaataaaaataaatatatatatatatatatatcaataaatattatatatgtataaaattttatttttttatatatatataattttattatatattattttatacatataatatttataattattatatatatatatatatatatatatatatatatatatatatatatatatatatatatataaaatcaataaatattatatataaataattataaatatatttataaaataatatatataataaaaaatatatattatatataaaaataaataataaatcaacaaatattatgtataaataataataaatattatatgtataaaatatatatatatataaaaataaataataaatcaacaaataataataaataatatatgtataaaataataatatatatatataaaataaataataaatcaacaaataataataaatattatatgtataaaatatatatatatatatatatatatatatatatatatatatatatacacacacatacacaattttatatacatataatatttattattatttatatataatatttgttgatatatatagatatataaaatattatttatttttttattttttacaatgacTTTAGCAACAGGGTTGAATAGTTTAGCTTGATGAACCTGGTcaacacttttattattattagtattttacaaattataatattatatttgttgTCCCGCACACATCCTGTGTTtccaaattttaaataaaaactattctACAATTAATTGATTATAAAAATCAACAGATTATTTCAAAGACTCTTTTGTCCGATTTTAATTGTTGGAGAACGTCAAGACCTCTGAGGTGGGACAGGCCACCATTATACCATTTTAGGGGGGTTTGATatgttatttaaaatgattaaaacgaGGTACTTGCCGTAGCTTCTAATCATGCTATGATAAAGTTATGAAGACAATAGTTTATATAACACATCCTGTAGTTTCCACTCCAAAATACATGCAAGATTTGTGCCCTTTTTATTTGCTTTATGTAAGCTATTTATGTATGATGTCTTCTAAACCTTTCTACTACATTTTTCCTTTTGTTCTCTTGTACAGAAACAGACAACGAAAGCTGGGAACAAAGCTTCAATGAAATGCTGCAAAACCCCAGTTAAAACTGACGGAAAggaccacatacacacacacacacacacacacacacacacacacacactgtacacactctcagacacactggAGTTTCATCGTCTGGACTGTTCTGGTTGATACAAAAGCGCAGAACAGTGTACATGTGGACCAAAGGAGCAAGTTTGTATCGCAGACGTGACCGTTAAACGACCCAACCATTCGTTCGCACGACAACATGGCCTTTGCCTCCCCATCCTTAAACTGCCCCAGCGATCCAAATGCATGTGGAACTATTTAATgagaaatgtaatatatattttattcattaacGCTCACAGGGAAGATCATAAGGATGAGGGGGAAACATTGATTGACATTGATAGCTGACGACGGGTGGGTGTAAGAAAATTACTTTTGCTCAtttgtatattttgaaagaaGAAAAATATTAATTAGCGAGTGACTCATGTCCAGGGcacatttcactccaaaatccCTCGCCCCCcaaaaaatgcataatttttttttacattattttgataatatttaatCTCATTTTCCCCAAACTATTAGTATGcatctggacatttcacttttttgtaattcccattattctcaatggtgattctcattactgtaatattgttattgaatgcatttttactgtattataaatgtttttatttaaatccgCTTAGATTTAAAGGTAGTTGTtgtactaccatgatgtataaatgcttcacaatttaaaaaaaattaaataaaaatgacattacaGAAATGAGAATGGGATTTTTTTGCATTACGGTAAAGTTGTAGTTGCGAAAACTCAATGatcatatatacagtgggtacggaaagtattcagacccccttaaatttttcactctttgttatattgcagccatttgctaaaatcatttaagttcattttttttcctcattattgtacacacagcaccccatattgacagaaaaacacagaattgttgacatttttgcacatttattaaaaaagaaaaactgaaatatcacatggtcctaagtattcagaccctttgttcagtatttagtagaagcacccttttgatctaatacagccatgagtctttttgggaaagatgcaacaagtttttcacatctggatttgggtatcctctgccattcctccttgcagatcctctccagttctgtcaggttggatggtaaacgttggtggacagccattttcaggtctctccagagatgctcaattgggtttaagtcagggctctggctgggccattcaagaacagtcacggagttgttgtgaagccactccttcgttattttagcggtgtgcttagggtcattgtcttgttggaaggtgaaccttcagcccagtctgaggtccagagcactctggagaaggttttcgtccaggatatccctgtacttggccgcattcatctttccctcgattgcaaccagtcgtcctgtccctgcagctgaaaaacacccccacagcatgatgctgccaccaccatgcttcactgttgagactgtattggacaggtgatgagcagtgcctggtttctgcacacataccgcttagaattaaggccaaaaagttctatcttggtctcatcagaccagagaatcttatttattaccatcttggagtccttcaggtgttttttagcaaactccatgcgggatttcatgtgtcttgcactgaggagaggcttccgtcataaagtcccgactggtggatggctgcagtgatggttgacttactacaactttctcccatctcccgactgcatctctggagctcagccacagtgatctttgggttcttctttacctctctcaccaaggctcttctcccccgatagctcagtttggccggacggccagctctaggaagggttctggtcgtcccaaacatcttccatttaaggattatggaggccactgtgctcttatgaaccttaagggcagcagaatttttttgtaaccttggccagatctgtgccttgccacaattttgtctctgagctcttcaggcagttcctttgacctcatgattctcatttactctgacatgcactgtgagctgtaaggtcttatatagacaggtgtgtggctttcctaatcaagtccaatcaaacacagctggactcaattgaaggtgtagaaccatctcaaggatgatcagaagaaatggacagcacctgagttaaatatatgagtgtcacagcaaagcgtctgaatacttaggaccatgtgatatttcagtttttcttttttaataaatgtgcaaaaatgtcaacaattctgtgtttttctgtcaatatggggtgctgtgtgtacaataatgaggaaaaaaaatgaacttaaatgattttagcaaatggctgcaatataacaaagagtgaaaaatttaaggggtctgaatactttccgtacccactgtatatatatatatatatatatatatatatatatatatgcttcaaTTACTTAAAAGCAATTTTGGGGTGCAATATGACCTTAATTCATGTGTAAATCTACCTATGCTCTTGATATTAAAGTGTAATGTAATCTAAAACAATTTGCACTTTGTAAATttgaactttattattattatattaacacTAGTTCATGGAGGCAAGTATTATTTTTTCGTTTTAGAGATTGCCCATTGAAGGATGTGTCCCGCAAACAGATGTTTACTTTTGATTAGTGCTCCAGAAGTCCATGGACGCATTCGGTAAATGTCTTGAGCATTTGGCAAAACATGTTGTTACATAAAGTACTTGGTTCATCTGTCTCAAGCGGTGTCCGGAACAAAATTAGGTCATGGGAACAAAATGAGTGCTTGCTTTAGGTGAGAATGGTGTTGTACTTTCGTTTCATCCCCATTCGTTTAACATATTGCATTGTAACGATGTGTTGTAATTACATCATCTGTTTTGTACTGCACAATCTGTTGACAGAACAAAAAACTGATGGCTCTTCCATAATGTTCATTGTGATCTGAAAGACATGCAGCATTACATCATATATTGGATTGACATTTGTTTTGTATTAGTACCAATCCTGGTCTTGGAGGATGCAATGCTGACATGGAGAAGGAACAATAATGCTCTGCTTTTATAATATACATTGTCATTCCATTTATTACCGGCTCGGATAGAAATTCAGGTTTCACACTTTTCCAGATCTGTCCCATTATGGCATTCCACAATACCACTGTTTTATAACTCAAAGATGATCCTCTCTTTTTTTCATGTGTAATTCATATCaggctgaattaaaaaaaaaaaaactatgtttatgTATGAAATGGTGCAATTATTTGCGAATGTGGATGTtcaatttgtgttctacagttgtggccaaaaatattgggacatttggtaaatatgagcaaagaaggctgtggaaAAATAGGTCTTCAttatttatccttttgatcttttatttgaaatattccCTAAAATCTATCTTCTATCCTATTAGAGCAAGCATGTATAGCATTTATATGTTCATGAGACAATAAGCAGCCAATGGGAGAGCGGTAACAAGGGGGAAAAATGGGTGTACAGGAAAGAGGCCATGTACAGATGTTCCAGCCGTGATGCCTCACGGTTGACCTCGGTGGACGGGTGTGAActtaatcagatcacagaaataagtatgcggaaCGTGATAAAGGGAAAgagaaaaactgtcagcagttgctaaatatattgactcactatcgtgcgcactgcagcctgcatGTGGGGTCGACAGATCATACATGGGAGGCCGAAAGACACTATACACAGTGCAGAACAATATGTACAACATTACATTTCTCACGATCCCTCCTTTGATCATAGAATGATCATGTTCAGGGTTCTGCTCTAGACACGTGTCTCTGCTCCATCTCCCCTCAGGTTCTGGTAGAACTCGGGTGGTGTGGTCCTCATAGGCTGATAAACAGGGTCAGGCATGCGGGCCACATCAGAGGCCAGAACCAGGACAGGAAATCAGACTCCCCATTGACGCGATCTTGTGATCTTACTATGTCTGAGATATTCTTTAAACCCTGCTCTATGATCGTAACTCATACTCCTCCTTGGGCTGCCGTGAGCTGATCCAGAACCATCCGGTTCTGCATGGTCATCAGACGCAGCCCACTGAGCTCTTTCTGTATACCGCCCAGTACTTGTTCTGTTAC
The Xyrauchen texanus isolate HMW12.3.18 chromosome 34, RBS_HiC_50CHRs, whole genome shotgun sequence DNA segment above includes these coding regions:
- the LOC127628025 gene encoding dolichyldiphosphatase 1-like, with product MALEEQCSAPPRWRSISLTHVEYPAGDLMGRVLAYMSLLPIAILVGFVTLIVFKRELHTISFFGGLVINEGLNWLLKHILQEPRPCGGGHSSLTTEYGMPSSHSQFIWFFVVYFFLFLYLRMHQTNNARCVELLWRHILSIILLGAALSVSYSRVYLLYHTWSQVVYGGVAGMVMGVVWFFITQEMLTPLFPKIAAWPISEFFLVRDTSLIPNILWFEYTVTRSEARNRQRKLGTKLQ